In the Flavobacterium sp. J372 genome, one interval contains:
- the pyrR gene encoding bifunctional pyr operon transcriptional regulator/uracil phosphoribosyltransferase PyrR: MSRKILLTAKEVNIILHRFACQLIEKHLDFKETVLIGLQPRGKFLAERIKSILENEYGVQGIQLGFLDITFFRDDFRRSEKPLEANRTEIDFLVENKQVVFIDDVLYTGRSIRAALTAIQSFGRPSGIELLVLVDRRFSRHLPIQPDYRGRQVDAINNEKVKVCWKDNDGEDQVYLV, encoded by the coding sequence ATGAGCCGCAAAATATTGCTTACTGCCAAAGAAGTCAATATCATACTGCACCGCTTTGCCTGCCAGCTTATTGAGAAGCATCTTGATTTTAAGGAAACCGTACTTATTGGGCTGCAGCCAAGGGGTAAATTCCTTGCAGAACGTATAAAGTCGATTCTTGAAAATGAGTATGGCGTTCAAGGTATACAACTTGGCTTTCTGGATATTACCTTTTTCAGGGATGATTTCCGCAGAAGCGAAAAGCCGCTTGAAGCCAACCGTACAGAGATAGATTTCCTTGTGGAAAACAAACAAGTGGTATTTATTGATGATGTATTGTATACAGGGCGCAGCATCAGGGCGGCGCTTACAGCGATACAGTCGTTCGGTAGGCCGTCGGGCATTGAGCTTCTTGTATTGGTTGACAGGCGCTTTAGCCGCCACCTGCCCATTCAGCCCGACTATCGGGGCAGACAGGTAGATGCCATTAATAATGAAAAAGTAAAAGTATGCTGGAAAGACAATGACGGGGAAGACCAGGTGTACCTTGTTTAG
- a CDS encoding ABC-F family ATP-binding cassette domain-containing protein, with product MLTVSNLSVQFGKRVLFDEVNTTFTQGNCYGVIGANGAGKSTFMKILAGDMDPTSGHIHLEPGKRMSVLNQNHNMFDEYTVLETVMMGNKMLYSVKKEMDEIYLKPDFSDKDSDRVGELQVIFEEMNGWNADSDAAALLSNLGIGEEYHYTLMGDMDSKLKVRVLLAQALFGNPDVLVMDEPTNDLDFETIAWLENFLANYENTVIVVSHDRHFLDAVCTHISDIDFGKINQYSGNYTFWYESSQLAAKQRAQQNKKAEEKKKELQEFIMRFSANVAKSKQATSRKKMLEKLKVDDIKPSSRRYPAIIFEQEREAGDQILNVSGLSASIDGEVLFKDVDLNMAKGDKIVVVSKDSRATSAFYEILNGNLKPDSGTFDWGITTIQSYLPADNHEFFENDLTLVDWLRQWAKTEEERDEVYVRGFLGKMLFSGEEALKTGRVLSGGEKVRCMLSRMMMLRANVLMLDEPTNHLDLESITAFNNSLKNFKGSVLFTTHDHEFAQTVANRVLELTPNGVIDRYMTFDDYLDDDKVKELRKKMYD from the coding sequence ATGCTTACAGTTTCAAATTTATCGGTTCAGTTTGGCAAACGCGTTTTGTTTGATGAGGTGAACACCACCTTCACCCAGGGCAACTGTTACGGTGTTATCGGCGCAAACGGCGCAGGTAAATCTACCTTCATGAAAATACTTGCAGGCGATATGGACCCAACATCCGGGCACATACACCTTGAGCCAGGCAAGCGCATGAGCGTACTTAACCAGAACCACAATATGTTTGATGAATATACTGTGCTTGAGACGGTTATGATGGGTAACAAGATGCTGTATTCAGTAAAGAAGGAGATGGATGAGATATACCTGAAGCCTGATTTTAGCGATAAAGACAGTGACAGGGTAGGTGAGCTGCAGGTAATTTTTGAAGAAATGAACGGCTGGAATGCCGATAGCGACGCCGCTGCTTTGCTTAGTAACCTTGGTATTGGTGAAGAATACCACTATACCCTAATGGGCGACATGGATAGTAAGCTGAAAGTAAGGGTGTTATTGGCTCAGGCATTGTTCGGTAACCCGGACGTGCTGGTAATGGACGAACCTACCAACGACCTTGACTTTGAAACGATTGCATGGCTTGAAAATTTCCTTGCAAACTATGAGAATACTGTAATAGTTGTATCGCACGACAGGCACTTCCTTGATGCTGTTTGTACCCACATTTCAGATATTGATTTTGGCAAGATCAACCAGTACTCAGGTAATTATACGTTTTGGTATGAGTCGAGCCAGCTTGCCGCAAAGCAGCGTGCCCAGCAGAACAAAAAGGCTGAAGAGAAAAAGAAGGAGCTTCAGGAATTCATTATGCGTTTCAGCGCCAACGTGGCAAAATCCAAGCAGGCTACCAGCCGTAAAAAGATGCTTGAAAAACTTAAGGTTGATGATATTAAGCCTTCAAGCCGCAGGTATCCTGCCATTATTTTTGAGCAGGAACGTGAAGCGGGAGACCAGATTCTTAACGTAAGCGGCCTAAGCGCATCTATCGACGGCGAAGTATTGTTTAAAGATGTTGACCTGAACATGGCAAAAGGTGATAAGATTGTTGTAGTATCTAAAGATTCACGTGCAACATCGGCTTTCTACGAAATATTAAACGGCAACCTTAAACCTGACAGCGGCACATTTGACTGGGGTATCACTACAATACAATCATACCTTCCGGCAGATAACCATGAGTTCTTTGAGAATGACTTAACGCTTGTTGACTGGTTGCGCCAATGGGCTAAAACTGAAGAAGAGCGCGATGAGGTGTACGTTCGCGGTTTCCTAGGTAAAATGCTTTTCAGCGGCGAAGAAGCGCTGAAGACAGGCAGGGTATTGTCGGGTGGTGAAAAAGTAAGGTGTATGCTGTCGCGCATGATGATGCTTCGCGCTAATGTGCTTATGCTTGATGAGCCTACCAACCACCTTGACCTTGAAAGTATTACAGCATTCAATAACTCGCTTAAGAATTTCAAAGGTTCAGTGTTATTTACAACGCATGACCACGAGTTTGCACAAACCGTTGCCAACCGTGTGTTAGAGCTTACGCCAAACGGTGTAATTGACAGATATATGACCTTTGATGATTACCTTGACGATGATAAAGTGAAGGAACTCAGGAAGAAAATGTATGATTAA
- a CDS encoding gliding motility lipoprotein GldH — translation MKKLLLILLIVPFLSCSDAVVSDSTKNFEDNRWMQSDVKSFSLELGEDISTGKLVLNFSHVYNPGYTNLPVAIAITNPDGATETVMANLELRTKSGKDLGSCTGDICDLKQIIKKSVPFKSGTYKVTVQHGFSGPYLPNVLMVGVVIEKLGI, via the coding sequence GTGAAAAAGCTGCTCCTGATTTTACTTATAGTTCCGTTTCTCTCATGCAGCGATGCAGTTGTAAGCGACAGCACCAAAAACTTTGAAGATAACCGCTGGATGCAAAGCGATGTAAAATCATTCAGCCTTGAGCTGGGCGAAGATATTTCTACAGGCAAGCTGGTGCTTAACTTTTCACATGTGTACAATCCGGGTTATACCAATCTTCCGGTAGCCATAGCAATAACCAACCCGGACGGCGCTACTGAAACTGTCATGGCCAATCTTGAGCTGCGAACAAAATCGGGCAAAGACCTCGGCAGCTGCACTGGCGACATCTGTGATCTGAAGCAAATTATTAAAAAGAGCGTCCCGTTTAAGTCAGGCACTTATAAAGTTACTGTACAACATGGCTTCAGCGGGCCTTACCTGCCGAATGTTTTGATGGTTGGGGTGGTGATTGAGAAGTTAGGTATTTAA
- the lysA gene encoding diaminopimelate decarboxylase, with protein METKNLLSLATEFGCPLYVYDAEKIQSQYTRLTNAFSKVKSLRINYAVKALSNISVLKLLRQMNSGLDTVSIQEVQLGLIAGFAPHDIIYTPNGVSMEEIEEVAAMGVQINIDNLSILEQFGAKHPDTPVCIRINPHVMAGGNSNISVGHIDSKFGISIHQMPHLLRIVENTKMHINGIHMHTGSDILDIEVFLYAAEILFEAATHFKELEFLDFGSGFKVPYKKDDIETDVEELGKKLTRRFNEFCKKYGCELTLAFEPGKFLVSEAGYFLAKVNVVKQTTSTVFAGVDSGFNHLIRPMLYGSQHHIENISNPKGKERFYSVVGYICETDTFASNRRIAEITEGDILCFRNAGAYCFSMASNYNSRTRPAEVLWHNSKGHLIRQRETFEDIVRNQVVIDL; from the coding sequence ATGGAAACAAAAAACCTGCTGTCACTTGCAACTGAATTCGGCTGTCCGCTATATGTTTATGACGCTGAAAAAATCCAATCACAATATACACGGCTTACAAATGCTTTCTCTAAAGTAAAGAGCCTCCGCATAAACTATGCTGTAAAGGCTTTGTCTAATATTTCAGTTTTAAAGCTGCTCAGGCAAATGAACTCCGGGCTGGATACTGTTTCCATCCAGGAAGTACAGCTGGGCCTGATAGCAGGTTTTGCTCCGCATGATATAATTTATACCCCAAACGGCGTTTCGATGGAAGAGATTGAAGAAGTAGCGGCAATGGGTGTACAGATAAATATTGATAATCTCTCCATACTCGAGCAGTTTGGCGCTAAACACCCTGACACACCGGTTTGCATACGTATCAATCCACACGTTATGGCAGGAGGCAACAGCAACATTTCTGTGGGGCATATTGACAGTAAATTTGGTATCTCCATTCACCAGATGCCGCACCTGCTGCGCATTGTTGAGAATACCAAAATGCACATTAACGGCATACACATGCATACCGGCAGCGATATACTTGATATTGAAGTATTTCTCTACGCGGCCGAAATTCTTTTTGAAGCGGCAACGCATTTTAAAGAACTGGAGTTTCTTGATTTTGGCAGCGGGTTTAAAGTTCCGTATAAAAAAGACGATATAGAGACCGATGTTGAAGAGTTGGGCAAAAAGCTTACCAGGCGCTTTAATGAGTTCTGTAAAAAGTATGGTTGCGAACTCACACTGGCCTTTGAGCCCGGCAAGTTTCTTGTAAGCGAGGCTGGCTACTTCCTGGCAAAGGTAAATGTGGTGAAGCAGACTACTTCAACCGTTTTTGCAGGAGTTGACAGCGGGTTTAACCATCTCATCCGCCCTATGCTGTACGGTTCGCAGCACCATATAGAAAACATAAGCAACCCAAAAGGTAAAGAGCGCTTTTACAGTGTAGTAGGCTACATCTGTGAAACCGATACTTTTGCCAGCAACCGCCGCATAGCAGAAATAACCGAAGGTGACATCCTGTGTTTCCGCAATGCCGGGGCCTATTGCTTCTCAATGGCAAGCAATTATAACTCCCGAACGCGTCCTGCTGAGGTGCTGTGGCATAACAGCAAAGGGCACCTTATTCGCCAACGGGAAACATTTGAAGATATTGTTAGAAACCAGGTTGTTATTGATTTGTAA
- a CDS encoding DNA topoisomerase IB: MKRLHKKLEKIGRDPKITAKAVGLRYYLNTDKGFYRKRKSGGFAYADELGTPVRDKAVLERIKMLVIPPAWENVWISPFENGHLQVTGIDAKGRKQYRYHPEWNKIRNQSKFFRLRRFALALPAIREQVDKDLNRKGLPYEKVVALVVRLIELTNIRIGNDAYKKLYGSFGLTTLRDKHVKFEGSTVTFDFTGKKA; the protein is encoded by the coding sequence ATGAAAAGGCTTCACAAGAAACTTGAAAAGATAGGGCGAGACCCTAAAATAACCGCCAAAGCCGTTGGCCTTCGCTATTACCTTAACACAGATAAAGGTTTTTACAGAAAGCGTAAGTCCGGCGGTTTTGCTTATGCGGATGAGCTTGGCACACCCGTGCGTGACAAAGCTGTGCTTGAACGTATAAAAATGCTTGTAATACCGCCGGCATGGGAAAACGTATGGATTTCACCTTTTGAGAACGGACACCTGCAGGTTACAGGTATTGATGCCAAAGGGCGTAAGCAATATCGTTACCACCCCGAGTGGAACAAAATACGCAACCAAAGCAAATTTTTCAGGCTCAGGCGGTTTGCACTAGCTTTGCCAGCTATCCGCGAACAGGTAGATAAAGACCTGAACCGTAAAGGCCTGCCTTATGAAAAAGTTGTGGCGCTGGTAGTACGGCTTATAGAACTGACGAACATTCGGATAGGGAATGATGCCTATAAAAAGCTGTATGGTTCGTTTGGGCTTACTACTCTTCGTGATAAGCACGTGAAGTTTGAGGGTTCAACCGTCACATTTGACTTTACCGGAAAAAAGGCGTAA